In Macaca fascicularis isolate 582-1 chromosome 15, T2T-MFA8v1.1, one genomic interval encodes:
- the FOXE1 gene encoding forkhead box protein E1, with protein MTAESGPPPPQPEVLAAVKEERGQTAAGAGVPGEAAGRGAGGRRRKRPLQRGKPPYSYIALIAMAIAHAPERRLTLGGIYKFITERFPFYRDNPKKWQNSIRHNLTLNDCFLKIPREAGRPGKGNYWALDPNAEDMFESGSFLRRRKRFKRSDLSTYPAYMHDAAAAAAAAAAAAAAAIFPGAVPAARPPYPGAVYAGYAPPSLAAPPPVYYPAASPGPCRVFGLVPERPLSPELGPAPSGSGGSCAFASAGAPATATGYQPAGCTGARPANPSAYAAAYAGPDGAYPQGAGSTIFAAAGRLAGPASPPAVGSSGGVETAVDFYGRTSPGQFGALAPCYNPGGQLGGANAGAYHARHAAAYPGGIDRFVSAM; from the coding sequence ATGACGGCCGAGAGCGGGCCTCCGCCGCCGCAGCCGGAGGTGCTGGCTGCCGTGAAGGAAGAGCGCGGCCAGACGGCGGCAGGGGCCGGGGTCCCAGGGGAGGCcgcgggccgcggggcgggcgGGCGGCGCCGCAAGCGCCCCCTGCAGCGCGGGAAGCCGCCCTACAGCTACATAGCGCTCATAGCCATGGCCATCGCGCACGCGCCCGAGCGCCGCCTCACGCTGGGCGGCATCTACAAGTTCATCACCGAGCGCTTCCCCTTCTACCGCGACAACCCCAAAAAGTGGCAGAACAGCATCCGCCACAACCTCACGCTCAACGACTGCTTCCTCAAGATCCCGCGCGAGGCCGGTCGCCCGGGTAAGGGCAACTACTGGGCGCTCGATCCCAACGCGGAGGACATGTTCGAGAGCGGCAGCTTCCTGCGCCGCCGCAAGCGCTTCAAGCGCTCGGACCTCTCCACCTATCCGGCCTACATGCACGACGCGGCGGCCGCCGCCgcagcagccgccgccgccgccgccgccgccatctTCCCGGGCGCGGTGCCCGCCGCGCGCCCGCCCTACCCGGGCGCCGTCTATGCAGGCTACGCGCCGCCGTCGCTGGCCGCGCCGCCTCCAGTCTACTACCCCGCTGCGTCGCCCGGCCCTTGCCGCGTCTTCGGCCTGGTTCCTGAGCGGCCGCTCAGTCCAGAGCTGGGGCCCGCACCGTCGGGGTCCGGCGGCTCTTGCGCCTTCGCCTCCGCCGGCGCCCCTGCTACCGCCACCGGCTACCAGCCCGCCGGCTGCACCGGAGCCCGGCCGGCCAACCCCTCGGCCTATGCGGCTGCCTACGCGGGCCCCGACGGCGCGTACCCGCAGGGCGCCGGCAGTACGATCTTTGCCGCTGCTGGCCGCCTGGCGGGACCCGCTTCGCCCCCCGCGGTCGGCAGCAGTGGCGGCGTGGAGACCGCGGTGGACTTCTACGGGCGCACGTCGCCCGGCCAGTTCGGAGCGCTGGCGCCGTGCTACAACCCTGGAGGGCAGCTCGGAGGGGCCAATGCAGGTGCCTACCATGCTCGCCATGCTGCCGCCTATCCCGGTGGCATAGATCGGTTCGTGTCTGCCATGTGA